The window agggggagggaatttgctctctctctttttaagTCTCCCAACGCAATCGGATCAAAAAAGTCTTAAATACCAGAGTGGAGGAGGGCTAAAAGTAGTTGGAAAATATTGATTGTCCATTTCGAAACGAATCATTTGCtcaggcctttttttttatatctataAACCCTCTCGTTGGAAGTAGCCAAAAAACTATGCGATGCAGAGACAGCTCGATAATCTTtaattgtaataaaaaaaaaaattttaaatcgaaatttcatatcgttttgttttgctatttctctctctctctctctttctttcttttcgccaTTTATTATTTCGTACCCCGCCTCGCCCGTGTTGTTGAAACTAGAAAGATCCCGGCGCTAGAGTGGCTAGCCGTCAAACTGGAGAACGCCGTCCATTCGATCGGTCTGTGTCCCGACTGGAATTGCTGCGCTGCCGACGGCTCGGTTGACCATCCGTCGTTGCAGAACCGGACGACATCACGCGGTGGCACTGCCCACACGCGGACTAATCACCGCAATAGTCACCATAGCCGCCAGATGACGCAGAATCAGTTCCGCGGTCATTTCCATCGGCTGGCCAACAACAGCAGCTCAACGGGCACGACTGTTAACACCACCACTACCACGGCAACGTCGCAAGTCGCCAACGCTGTCAAAGACAGCGGCCGTCGTGACGGCAATTTGATTCGACGGCTATCGTCATCGGACGTAACGGAAGTCGTCGCTGTGCCTCCTCCGGCCATTGTTAAAGAACCGCTTCCGGCCAACAGTCGCAGTAGTCAGTGGGTTTGATAAACTTGACGACATGAGAAGAAACATGAGCGCCGAGGAGCTCGTCAATGAAAAGACGAATGTTTATCTCTACAGGGTTTCTGTCATCTTGTTTTACATCATCTTACAAGTCATAAATTTCATCTCATTATCTACTGGGACACATATAGCCATGCACCAAATAATACGCAATCACGTTCGGATGGCAGCCCTTgtgggaaaacgaaaaaaggacGCCATCTAATCCAGTGAATGAAAACGACCCTGTTGACATGCAAGTCACGGTTGGAATTCACGATAAAACTATAAATGTGCTCTCCGCCTAATATTGGATAAAATAACACTATCGTATATAAATATTCTTGAAACGTACATACGTAATGGCAGTTAggactactttttttttcaaaacatttctttgaCGTGTCAATCTTGTTTTATCCCTAACTGCAACGCCGTCATGTAAATTATTGCATATTGTGTTTAATGAGCGTCGGCGGGCTGCAGCAAACACGTAGCGaccatcaagaaaaaaaaaaagaagaacgccTATCCCACTGTCCTATGTTTAACACATCCGCTGtctcgattttttgttttttcttcttctttcactcCGCATTATTTCACGCGGCCAGTCGTTTCTACCCGCCCtcccgaaaacaaaaaggggaacGACTCACGgtccattctctttttttttttttttcttatctatgTGGTCTGTACAAAATAACTGCCATATGATCTTTTACTGTCATCACGCTCTCGGTCCTGGAACGCTTGTAAGCAGAAAAATTCTATTGGCACAAACTGGGGAATGGGGAGgcagaaaacaagaagagggggggacaaaataaaataacgtaATTCTATGTTAATATTCACGGCGTGTCCCGCACAACCCGACACAGCACGATCGATATACACGATACTACAAACTATTAtattaaatataaaaacttATGATTTCAAATGGCAAATTAACCGAAACAATCTTCCCTCCCTCTCAAAActgacaaaaatgaaacaatccAAGTAttaatatatattattatttgcaaaaaaaaaatatgatacTCTCGTTTCTACATTCAATGAGGTTATGGGAAAATATACTATTGTTCCAGACTAATTGACTCTCTTTTTCTAATAGACACACGTCTTTATTTCGCAATGATGATgtgccatttttcatttcgccCTTCCTAAACGCTACGTAAATTACACCATTCGAAATGGACAATAAGGGCAGTCCCATCATCTTTAATGAATCCATTCGGTCAACATAGCAGAACAGCGACTGCCGTTTGCATGGGACATCGAGAACAGCTGGTCACTAAAATCTTTGTCATCAACTCGAATAGCAAAATATAATTTCGCTACAAACGCACAGCCATCATCATTTAGCtgtttctgtttaaaaaagggCTCGCGCATTTAAGTGTTAACATTGTCAGCTGTTTGGCTCGTTGCCAACGTGAtcacgaaacaaaagagagaagcgAAAAATGTTGGACTGCGAATAAGCAATGGCGCTATATTTCCATTTGAGCTGCGTTCCagcagtgtgtgtgtgcttctACTATAACGAACTACGACCACTTTGTCTTCATTTACACGACTTGTTGAGTGCCGCTCGTCGTGCAAGATGAAACAGATCGAGACGAGAGTTAAACGGAAATGTGTAGAGCTTCTGCCTCACTCCACCCGATGGTTCGCTTTCAGTCCGTCTCTTAAAAATCTATGCAGCACTTTATTCTCGTAAAATTCGAGACTCTCATCACGatatcgaaaaacaaaatgcccATGGTGCACGAATTGCTTTCGAGCTGAGCTCGAGCCAACAACTATGTTATGTCATATGGAATCACGACGATGGAATGAATTGACTGGGACTTACCATCGATAGTTGACAAGTTCCTATGAAAACGATGAATAATTGAAAGTAGACTGGCGTACGACGCAGCAGACGACATTTGTCGATTATTGACGGGCTGAATGAATTCTGAAAGATCATAGAAAAAGACTAACGTCAGTTGTGGTCGGCCATGATTTTACACAAATCAACGAGCTAAAGACTCGGCTTGCATTTGGCAAGCAACACAGAATTTCTCCGAAACAACCAGCCCATATAATAACTGTACTAtcaaatataataaaagaccaagaaaagaataaaggaaaaacaatCTTTCTAACAGCAAAAGTTTGCCCTTCCAAAATGGTTGCAACTGCTGTTCCATAGTTatttgttccttttttgtaTGCTATACTTTCCGCCATGAATACATGTCGTACATTAccatttcttttgctattGTAGAGTAGCACAAGAAATCGTTCCATAAAAGACTTGCATGTTATTTGGCCATGTTTATCTACAAAAGAACAACGTCATCGTCGGATTACCGTGAAACTTTTCAAACGCTCTAGAGTGTGAAGACTGACGACATTCGATCAACATAATCCATGTAACAGTTATTAACAGCTTTCTCCCACTAGAAGTTTGCTACGTGAATTCGATAGGCCCACGTCACGCAAACGGGAAATAGTTactgaaaaaaggaaaaaaaaacagtctgTGTTGACAAAGAcaaagtgttgtttttcttttccctatgGCTGGGCGAAACACTTGGTGTACACTTTGAAACTAAACGGCCCACATCGTTGCAGTAACCAAAGTTCCGTCTGCTATTCAATAAGTGAacccaattgtttttcttttttcactgttgtatgtttgttttctttttgatttttgtgacGCTCGATCGACATCTTTTTTCAAGGTTGTCGTCAATCATTGGATAGAATCAATGACGTTCGCTTGAACAAAGTGGAAAAGTAGAAAAGCTGATTTTCCCAgtcagccattttttaaaagagtgATGGTGAATTTCCTCAGAGACTAGTCTCTTCTTCCTTCCGCGCAAACCACAAGTCACGACATtttgtatacattttttttggccatTAATAACTGAAGAGAAATATTATCTTTTAAAGCTTGACTTGAGATTGATGATTAAATTGCATCTGATTTTCACAGACCCGATCGAGTTTTACAGCCACAAAATGTTCCAGCTGGAAACACAAAGGAGATCACGTATTCAATCTGAACGAATTTATTAAGGTCGGTAACTGAAACGTCTATTGTGCTTGCAAAACTTTGTGGGTGGTGGAAGATATGAGAGTCTGTCACGACGTGGACCTCTTTTACAGGTTCACTTTCGTAACAACACATGACCAGAGGACCTATATTTATGCTCTTTGTCGGTTCCCATTCGTTGAATTGTTTTGTGTGGGTCTTGGCAGGTTTCATTAAATCTATTATTCAAATTCATGTCAAGGAGAACAACACATCTTCAAACGATtgatttatggttttttacatattattattcaaatgagGCCATTGCTCAGACAAACTCTTTATAGATGGCAATAGCTTTTCTTGCgaaacttttgttttgaagatttgaataatatttttgatTTACGTTCTCAACATTTACGCCCATTGACCTGTCAATTGTGTGCCTTTATTTGTAAGTTGGCTCGCTCCTCTCTGACCAACGATGTAGCCACAGTATACTATCATCATACCCACCGCCTGCCATCAATCACGCTATATTTGTCTCGATCCGGTTTCCTCAACACAATAAGGACGATatattgtttttccttttcttcgagcGTCCATCATCGTTCTTTAACTACATATCTACGTTCTATTTGCTGtcctataaaaagaaaaggaccaAGTCAGTAACTTCACATTAGTTGATCATTTTCTCTTGCCAGATTATTGTTCCACATCCTTTTTGCCAATATCTTCTGCTACGTGCTCATTCGTCCGAGGCAAACTCGATGAACCCATTCCATATTACATATCGTAACCATAATTGGAAAGTCCAGCCAGGTTGGCATTCGGTTATGCCGTTTGTACTGCTCTAACGATGTAAATAACGACGAATGTCTCCATCAAATGGATAAATTTGAACACAATCAAAGTTAAAGTTTGGGTCTGTATGACATTTCGAAAAATATCAGATTCTATATGATAAGTTTGGTATTTTTGTGTTATCATGTTGAAGGTAGGCCATGGCAAGGAGATACCCCAGCTGATTGGAAGAAGAGTGGATTAAAAACTTAATTATTTCAATCGACCTAGATTGTTCAACTctgtttgaataatttgcaatCACCAGAATGCTCTTCTTTAGGCTTTCCAATATTTTCAGACTGATACCAGCCAATGACGtcatttgtatttatttttaaatggaagATGGTAAAAGGATGCCAGTTTACTAGCACACCGATTTTACATCATAATGCGATTATTGGAGCTCTTTCTTGATAGCAGCTGATAGtctttttcaaacgtcaaaTTTACCGGTATACAGGGACTCTGCGACGTCAATCTTTTCCAATGCATTTTTCACGAATTGGCCGTACAATTTCGCTCCATTTCCGTTGAGTTCTTCGTAGTGAGCGATCTCCTTTTGGCATCGTTTAAGCCACGTCTGAATGTGCGAATATTTGTCCAAGATCCGGCTGTCGACGGCCTGTCAAAACAAATGACATAAATACTTCTCTCACCGTCTCCAGTGCATATGCAGATGAGTCAGACTCTCTAAGCCAGACAGAGACAACAACTCACGTCGATGGACGAAATAGAGGCCACAAGCGCTATATCCGCAATCGTCAAATGCTGGCCAGCTGCGTAAGCGCTGTCAGCTAGTCTGATGTCAACGAATCCAATTCCGTCATGAAAGTTCTTCAAAGCTGCCGGATCCAGCTGCTTGGCGCCGTGCATCACCACGGGAATCTAAACGTATATTTAACCAACCGTGACGTTAATGTCCCTTCTTTGGTTATTCTATGAtttttataattaaaaaagagaGTTTAGATTAGACGTACGAATAAATCCCTGGCGTTGGCGAACAGGACGGACGAACCGAAATTGAGAAGCTGGTCGATGACTGCACGCTGCTGGGCCTCTTCTGGGTAGAGATGTTGAGCTTTATGGCCGCCATAACGGTTAATTAAATACATACAAATAGCCTGGCTTTCGTTCAAACAGAATCCATCCTCGTCGACGATGGTAGGCACGTTGTGCTGCGGATTGATCTTCAAGAACTCCGGTTTCAACTGGTCACGGTTCATCAGATTGAGCATTTTCAAATTGACGTCTACTCCGGCCATGTAGGCCGTCATCATCACAGATCGACATGGTGGACTCAACGAAGTGTAATACAAATCAATCGGCATTGCTGCTTTCTTGGTCAACCGTaagcaaattaaattttccaaAGACTGGCCCTTAAACGCTTGACGAAATTGATGAATACTGTAACTGCTATCGACATAAGTCAATGAGGTTGGCTTCTTACTTTATCAGATTTGATAGATAGCCAACGATACCAGTCGTCACTATCACTTGACGTCTGTAAACAGATGTCGCCACTGCGAGTACGTATCAAAGGTTATCACAGACAATGATAAGCAAATCAGCTCGCAATTTGACTACCACTGACTGCATAACGCCGTTTATGATGCATTCAATTTGTTTAAAAGGTCTTGTATTCTCACGACAAAAATGAGATTTTGTTCGGATGTATACAAGGACGGGCGAATACCCTAAATGTATCGATTAGATAGTGAATGAATGGTGTCTGTCATTGAGCAGACATTTCAGCTGCAGTTTGATCAACATGATCTTCTTCTTGATGTCAAAAGCTATTGGCGAGAAGAGAGGCATTTGATCGAATGTGATCTTTTCTTTGTCGTCGAAAAAACTCATGGAGAAATCGTGCTTATCCAGAATGACATCGATGACGCCCTGACTGTGCAGAATGATGTCGACAGTATTCCACGGGGGCGGATTCAATTCCATGTAGTGCAACAGGCTATTTTTTAGCGCAAAAGAGCTCGGATCTTCTTTCATTATTTGGCCATCTTCTGTACTATTAGAAGCCGCTATAAGAAGTTTGACCAACTGGAAGACTTGCAGAGCTGTTGAACCGGAATGTCTGATGCTATCTCGTTCCACGGCCGGATAAATAGACCTCCAACCTTCCATGCTGGGTTTAGCACCTAAATATTCCATTTTCTCGTCTCTTTCGGCCACTCGACACCACGAAGGCAATTGGCTCCGACGAAGAGTGTGGCCTGGAGCACGTTCAATAGCCAACGAAAGTGAGACGGCCAAACGCATAGGTGCCTGGTTGTTCTTCCCACGATACACTAAATAAAGAGTCGTATTGATTTCATCAAAACTCGAAGTCCAATGctcgaaaatttcaaaacgcTGAATCCAACTGGCAGCCGTTTCCAAAATTCCATTGTAGTATTGACTTAATTTGCTGGAAGAGATTTCGCCCAGCTTCTTTCGTGAAGCAAATTGCTCGACCAAAGCCTCGTCTCCATTGTAGCGAACCGTTTGCGGATGTAACGGGTCTTCATACCAATCAGCCAGAACAACAGCGTAATGATACGAATCCTAAGAATTCACGCAATGTTTTTTAGAAAGGGAAATGTTTTTAACTGATTAAATTGATTATGTTTACCGGTGCGAATAGTTTCGAGCCTTCAGCCAATGAACCGTAAACTATGACGGATGATGGCCGGAAACGATAATCCATCTGGCCAGCCTTGTCCGTGAGAGTTTTCACATAGCTGTGGACAGTGCCGATGGTGTCACACCATCCGCACTTGTTGCGTCGTGGCGGAATTAATGGTGGCAATTTGCACGGATGAGTCATGCCACGGATGAATCGCTGGACTCGCACAATGTCATTTAAAGACAACGTTTTGGAATGGTTCCAAAAGTCCAAGAATTCCATCCACTTGGGCGTGGCTAATTTGAAGAGATGATCCTCGTATAGAAAAGTGACGTAAGGAGACGTATCCAGCACGTATCTCCCTAACTCTGCCAGACTAAATCGTTCCGGATGACGAAGCCGAACTCGTTCTTTGCTCGTTAAATTCATGACCAGAGCTTGTGGTAATACGAAAGAACCGACAGCTTGACAGCAAGAACAAAGAGGACGACCCTTTCTTTCGCCCAACTCTTTCAGATATTCCAGAACATTTTTCCCGAACGAATCggtaacatttttatttgcttttggAATTAACTGACGAAGAGTAGCAACACAACCCATTCGAGCCGCTTGTGTTAAAGCTGTTGTGCCTTGAACTGACACTTCGTCCACTGTATGTTCGTTAAGGTGAGGCAATATCAACTCAACGCATCGACCCACGTTCAAATTAACCGCCGACGCGGATGTCAAATAGTGCAAAACACTACGATTGTGTTTGTCTAGAAAATTGACGTTTGCTCCATTTTTAATCATCAATTCGATGATCTCAGGTAGCTCAGTGGCCTggtaaaaatttaaacaagcCTGGTGAAGGGCAGGACGTCCAAATTTCAAGTCACGTCTTTCTAAATCTGCTCCCGAACGAATCAGGACTTCAATAGCTTCTTTCCAACAACTAGAACGGTTATATTGCAGGAAATAATGGAGAGGAGTTCGATACTTTTCGTCACTTTGATTTGGATCGGCTCctacatttgaaaaaaaaaaaaaaaaaattaaatagtaaCTGACTAGATATTTATCAAAAAAGAACCTAACCATGTTTTGTAAGCATAGACTCCAGAAGTTCGGGCAAATTTGCGTGATGGTAATGAATAGCAATCAGATGAAGAGCTGCTCTCTTGTGCATAGCCGCATAATTAACACACGTCGATTTGTTACTTAACAACTGGTCAATTACGCTGCTTAAATTCGGCTTTTGGTAGAACAGACAAACTTCATGAAGTGCAGTGAGGTTGTTGTCATCACGGACATTGGCATCAGCACCGTGACGGACCAAAATAGTAACAGCACCGAGAAGATGTTCATCGCGATGGGTCCGGCACAAACAATGCAATGCTGTTCGATTTTCTGAAGTTTTGGCGTGCAGACTAGCACGATGAAGTATGAAAAAGGATATAATAGGAtccaatttcttcttcgtgtTATAGTTGCAAAGCAGATGCAATGGAGATGCTCGAACTCTATACTCTTTAGCGTTGATATCCGACCCCCGGCGTATTAGCATGCTCAG of the Daphnia carinata strain CSIRO-1 chromosome 10, CSIRO_AGI_Dcar_HiC_V3, whole genome shotgun sequence genome contains:
- the LOC130701062 gene encoding glutathione S-transferase 1-1-like, encoding MPIDLYYTSLSPPCRSVMMTAYMAGVDVNLKMLNLMNRDQLKPEFLKINPQHNVPTIVDEDGFCLNESQAICMYLINRYGGHKAQHLYPEEAQQRAVIDQLLNFGSSVLFANARDLFIPVVMHGAKQLDPAALKNFHDGIGFVDIRLADSAYAAGQHLTIADIALVASISSIDAVDSRILDKYSHIQTWLKRCQKEIAHYEELNGNGAKLYGQFVKNALEKIDVAESLYTGKFDV
- the LOC130701038 gene encoding uncharacterized protein LOC130701038, whose protein sequence is MAQGSKMATVKDKATRVKVSRRLNESEHDHIRHTFLSAGGNAPPFDSHLANAPAEDKASKLTPFHHECFCNHGDDLVSAIKWHLDNMSNPEEINWQDAIGLSPLHLLCGFNGSIYFVEALELLLEKGANLKAIDLRGYTPFHYMCFNAMLSIEVQLKGLSMLIRRGSDINAKEYRVRASPLHLLCNYNTKKKLDPIISFFILHRASLHAKTSENRTALHCLCRTHRDEHLLGAVTILVRHGADANVRDDNNLTALHEVCLFYQKPNLSSVIDQLLSNKSTCVNYAAMHKRAALHLIAIHYHHANLPELLESMLTKHGADPNQSDEKYRTPLHYFLQYNRSSCWKEAIEVLIRSGADLERRDLKFGRPALHQACLNFYQATELPEIIELMIKNGANVNFLDKHNRSVLHYLTSASAVNLNVGRCVELILPHLNEHTVDEVSVQGTTALTQAARMGCVATLRQLIPKANKNVTDSFGKNVLEYLKELGERKGRPLCSCCQAVGSFVLPQALVMNLTSKERVRLRHPERFSLAELGRYVLDTSPYVTFLYEDHLFKLATPKWMEFLDFWNHSKTLSLNDIVRVQRFIRGMTHPCKLPPLIPPRRNKCGWCDTIGTVHSYVKTLTDKAGQMDYRFRPSSVIVYGSLAEGSKLFAPDSYHYAVVLADWYEDPLHPQTVRYNGDEALVEQFASRKKLGEISSSKLSQYYNGILETAASWIQRFEIFEHWTSSFDEINTTLYLVYRGKNNQAPMRLAVSLSLAIERAPGHTLRRSQLPSWCRVAERDEKMEYLGAKPSMEGWRSIYPAVERDSIRHSGSTALQVFQLVKLLIAASNSTEDGQIMKEDPSSFALKNSLLHYMELNPPPWNTVDIILHSQGVIDVILDKHDFSMSFFDDKEKITFDQMPLFSPIAFDIKKKIMLIKLQLKCLLNDRHHSFTI